TTAGCTCTCTGACACGATTGATGCTCACCCGCTCGTTATGCTGTTCTTGGCAGTAAATGGCCAGGAGAAGGTAAGTGATAAGTCCACTAAGGACCTGCACCATCACGCCATACTGGCTTCTGGCGATTAAGTGGTAGACGTTGAGGTATCGTTTCCACCAGCCAAAGAAGGTCTCTATGTTCCAACGTAGTTTGTAGGCTTCGGCCACCTGTTCAGCGGTAAGGTCATAGCGGTTTGTCGCAACCCAGTATTCCTTTCGGTCAACGCGATAGCCAACTACTCGGAGCTCTTTCTGCCCTTCAGTGAGCCCCTTCTTGCCCAGAATAACGATGGCGTCATAAAAGACGATGTCACTGTGCGGAAGAGGATTTTGACGGACGACCTTCTTTCTGGCTCTCTGCTGGATGCGGCAGATAAAGAGTTTGCCGTCTTCTTGCCACTGATCGAAGTCGGCGTTGCATTGGTACCCTCGATCAAGGACAGCAGTTTCGCCAGGCTGGAGGATACGGTCTACATACTGCCGCTCCACCTGGTTAGCGTCAGTCACGACCACACTCGTCGGCACACCACGGTTCAGATCAAGGCCTACGTGGGCTTTGGCTTTATTGTGAGTGCTTGAGTACTGCGCCCAATCCATGGACATCAAAGCGTCGATGACAGATCCATCGATGCCAACAAGGTTGCCAAGTTCTGCGTGTTGGGCGGGAATGACTTTGCGAGCCTCTTTCG
The DNA window shown above is from Geomonas sp. RF6 and carries:
- a CDS encoding IS4 family transposase, which encodes MRPFSRQKPQNPYEFNRLLDPVKRSCTPVSPLTSRGYRPLQLSFDDQLKALVYYHLQEFSSGRELIQALEQDNFAKECVAPPKGVKKSAFFEAINTRGLEQLTEIFGALAKEARKVIPAQHAELGNLVGIDGSVIDALMSMDWAQYSSTHNKAKAHVGLDLNRGVPTSVVVTDANQVERQYVDRILQPGETAVLDRGYQCNADFDQWQEDGKLFICRIQQRARKKVVRQNPLPHSDIVFYDAIVILGKKGLTEGQKELRVVGYRVDRKEYWVATNRYDLTAEQVAEAYKLRWNIETFFGWWKRYLNVYHLIARSQYGVMVQVLSGLITYLLLAIYCQEQHNERVSINRVRELRNKIASEAAGMAAEASRLRKNEAKKNRKKQKRRKAKT